One region of Cyanobium sp. M30B3 genomic DNA includes:
- a CDS encoding chromate transporter — protein MPLLSIAAACAPASISDLSRLLQVMGQFLSLSLFSLGGGNTLLAEYHHLAVDQYCWLSARQFADLYALAEAAPGPSSMIVGLLGLGAAWREGPGWALLSAFAAELAILLPSTLVMVLACLSWQRLAQSPLRVAFERAMGPITLGILFAVGLKILRSADTDAAGVLVSCLVCLLMLRTRISPLWFMAVAGGLGAFGLINR, from the coding sequence ATGCCGCTGCTCTCCATCGCTGCGGCCTGCGCGCCGGCGTCGATCTCCGATCTCTCCCGGCTGCTGCAGGTGATGGGGCAGTTCCTGTCCCTCTCCCTGTTTTCCCTGGGTGGCGGCAACACCCTGCTGGCGGAGTACCACCACCTGGCGGTGGACCAGTACTGCTGGCTCAGCGCCCGCCAGTTCGCCGACCTCTACGCCCTGGCAGAGGCGGCACCGGGTCCCAGTTCGATGATTGTGGGTCTGCTCGGTCTGGGGGCTGCCTGGCGCGAAGGTCCGGGCTGGGCCCTGTTGAGTGCCTTCGCGGCGGAGCTGGCCATTCTCCTGCCCTCCACCCTGGTGATGGTGCTGGCCTGCCTGAGCTGGCAACGGCTGGCCCAGTCGCCCCTGCGCGTGGCGTTTGAGCGGGCCATGGGCCCGATCACCCTCGGCATCCTGTTTGCTGTGGGCCTGAAAATCCTGCGCAGCGCCGACACCGATGCCGCCGGCGTGCTGGTGTCCTGCCTGGTGTGTCTGCTGATGCTGCGCACCCGGATCTCCCCCCTCTGGTTCATGGCGGTGGCTGGAGGGCTGGGGGCCTTCGGTCTGATCAACCGTTGA
- the petD gene encoding cytochrome b6-f complex subunit IV → MHILKKPDLTDPALRAKLAKGMGHNYYGEPAWPNDLLYMFPVVILGTIGCIVGLAVLDPAMLGDKADPFATPLEILPEWYLYPVFQILRVVPNKLLGIALQTMIPLGLMLVPFIESFNKFQNPFRRPVAMTVFLFGTFFTIYLGIGAALPIDKSLTLGLF, encoded by the coding sequence ATGCACATCCTCAAGAAGCCTGATCTCACCGACCCCGCCCTGAGGGCCAAGCTTGCCAAGGGCATGGGTCATAACTATTACGGGGAGCCGGCCTGGCCGAACGACCTGCTTTACATGTTCCCTGTGGTGATTCTTGGCACCATCGGTTGCATTGTTGGCCTGGCTGTACTTGATCCGGCCATGCTCGGCGACAAGGCCGATCCTTTCGCCACTCCTCTGGAAATTCTTCCGGAGTGGTACCTCTACCCCGTGTTTCAGATTCTGCGGGTCGTACCCAACAAGCTGCTGGGTATTGCTCTGCAGACGATGATTCCTCTGGGGCTGATGCTTGTACCATTCATTGAGAGCTTTAATAAGTTCCAGAACCCTTTCCGTCGTCCAGTGGCGATGACTGTGTTCCTGTTCGGTACTTTCTTCACCATCTACCTGGGGATCGGTGCAGCCCTGCCGATTGATAAGTCGCTCACTCTCGGCCTGTTTTGA
- a CDS encoding HD domain-containing protein, which produces MGERTYHDPLHGAIRLERSEPADALAIALIDTEPFQRLRRIRQLGPAFLTFHGAESSRFTHSLGVLELARKALGQLERHHPELAAHRGVLYAAALLHDLGHAPLSHTGEEMFGLKHEVWSARLIQEHPALRETLEAYEPGCAETVAGLLTGQASEAPAIQALVSSQLDCDRLDYLLRDSYSTGTTYGRLDLERILAALTLAPDGGLAIHPKGLMAVEHYLVVRNLMYRTVYNHRLNVVCNWLLQQAIAQARALGPGQVWADGVMARWLWQPAELDLPTYLANDDIRTGYHLQRWRESGPPELADPCGRLLERRLLKATAVSHLTPGRRLELLAEARRLAEAQGFCAEVSCGLQQRQSRGYHAYKGGLRLWDGARLEALEQRSALVQSLAAPVEWAWLIHPAEVAPKLRQLISD; this is translated from the coding sequence GTGGGGGAACGGACTTATCACGATCCCCTGCATGGGGCAATCCGGCTGGAGAGATCCGAGCCCGCGGACGCCCTGGCCATCGCCCTGATCGACACCGAGCCCTTCCAGCGGCTGCGGCGGATCCGCCAGCTGGGGCCTGCCTTTCTCACCTTCCACGGAGCCGAATCGAGCCGTTTCACCCACTCCCTGGGCGTCCTGGAGCTGGCGCGCAAGGCCCTGGGGCAACTGGAGCGGCACCATCCGGAGCTGGCCGCCCACCGGGGGGTGCTGTACGCCGCAGCCCTGCTGCATGACCTTGGCCATGCCCCCCTGAGCCACACAGGCGAGGAGATGTTCGGCCTGAAACATGAGGTGTGGTCGGCGCGGCTGATCCAGGAGCACCCCGCCCTGCGGGAGACCCTGGAGGCCTATGAGCCAGGCTGCGCCGAAACCGTGGCCGGCCTGCTCACGGGCCAGGCCAGCGAAGCCCCGGCCATCCAGGCCCTGGTGAGCAGCCAGCTGGACTGCGACCGGCTCGACTACCTGCTGCGCGACAGCTACAGCACGGGCACCACCTACGGACGCCTCGACCTGGAGCGGATCCTGGCTGCCCTCACCCTGGCGCCGGATGGGGGGCTGGCCATCCACCCCAAGGGGCTGATGGCCGTGGAGCACTATCTGGTGGTGCGCAACCTGATGTACCGCACCGTGTACAACCACCGGCTCAACGTGGTGTGCAACTGGCTGCTGCAGCAGGCCATCGCCCAGGCCAGGGCCCTCGGCCCCGGCCAGGTGTGGGCCGATGGCGTGATGGCGCGCTGGCTCTGGCAGCCCGCAGAGCTGGACCTGCCCACCTACCTGGCCAACGACGACATCCGCACCGGCTACCACCTGCAGCGCTGGCGGGAGAGCGGCCCACCGGAGCTGGCCGATCCCTGCGGGCGCCTGCTGGAACGGCGGCTGCTCAAGGCCACGGCCGTGAGCCATCTCACCCCGGGCAGGCGTCTGGAACTGCTGGCCGAAGCACGCCGGCTGGCTGAAGCCCAGGGGTTCTGCGCCGAGGTGAGCTGTGGTCTGCAGCAGCGGCAGAGCCGGGGCTACCACGCCTACAAGGGCGGTCTGCGCCTGTGGGACGGTGCACGGCTGGAAGCCCTGGAGCAGCGTTCAGCGCTGGTGCAGAGCCTGGCCGCGCCGGTGGAGTGGGCCTGGTTGATCCATCCGGCCGAGGTGGCCCCTAAGTTGCGCCAGTTGATCAGCGACTGA
- a CDS encoding cytochrome b6, giving the protein MANTPAGNTGGASNPVYNWFEERLEIQAIADDISAKYVPPHVNIFYCLGGITLVCFLIQFATGFAMTFYYKPTVAEAYASVQYLMTDVSFGWLIRSVHRWSASMMVLMLILHVFRVYLTGGFKRPRELTWVTGVTMAVITVSFGVTGYSLPWDQVGYWAVKIVSGVPAAVPVVGDFMVELLRGGESVGQATLTRFYSLHTFVMPWLLAVFMLMHFLMIRKQGISGPL; this is encoded by the coding sequence ATGGCGAACACTCCTGCTGGAAACACCGGGGGCGCCTCCAACCCTGTTTACAACTGGTTCGAGGAGCGCCTTGAGATCCAGGCCATCGCCGACGACATCTCGGCGAAGTACGTCCCGCCCCACGTCAACATTTTTTACTGTCTGGGCGGCATCACCCTTGTGTGCTTCCTGATCCAGTTCGCGACGGGCTTCGCGATGACGTTTTATTACAAGCCCACCGTGGCCGAGGCCTACGCCTCGGTGCAGTACCTCATGACTGACGTCAGCTTCGGCTGGCTGATCCGCTCCGTGCACCGCTGGAGCGCTTCCATGATGGTGCTGATGCTGATCCTGCACGTGTTCCGCGTGTACCTCACCGGCGGCTTCAAGCGTCCCCGTGAACTCACCTGGGTCACCGGCGTAACCATGGCCGTGATCACTGTGAGCTTCGGCGTCACCGGCTATTCCCTGCCCTGGGATCAGGTTGGCTACTGGGCCGTGAAAATCGTGAGCGGTGTGCCTGCTGCCGTACCCGTGGTGGGCGACTTCATGGTTGAACTGCTCCGCGGTGGCGAAAGCGTGGGCCAGGCCACCCTCACCCGCTTTTACAGCCTCCACACCTTTGTGATGCCCTGGCTGCTGGCGGTGTTCATGCTCATGCACTTCCTCATGATCCGGAAGCAGGGCATCTCCGGTCCCCTCTGA
- a CDS encoding helix-turn-helix transcriptional regulator, whose translation MPTVDHPEPITPAESRVLGALRKGLSNRGIAGVLVVSPRTVESHISSLLAKTGCGNRTQLLLWSLELTPGAISSAEGSAQAGLAQR comes from the coding sequence ATGCCAACCGTCGACCATCCTGAGCCGATCACCCCAGCTGAATCCAGGGTGCTGGGGGCCTTGCGCAAAGGGCTGAGCAACCGCGGGATTGCGGGGGTGCTGGTGGTGAGTCCACGCACGGTGGAGAGTCACATCTCCAGTCTGCTGGCCAAGACAGGCTGTGGAAACCGCACACAGCTGCTGCTCTGGTCGCTGGAGCTCACCCCTGGGGCGATAAGCTCCGCTGAGGGCAGTGCCCAGGCCGGCTTAGCTCAGCGGTAG
- a CDS encoding glycoside hydrolase family 10 protein — MAALLLGQGLGVLSPAGFPAARAQGQPQASSPAPAAAKPRTELRGVWLTANDMPVLRDRERMQQAVAQLARLNFNTLYPVVWNGGIAYYPSQVMQERGLQDFTFRGLQGQDVIGELIAEGRRQGLLVIPWFEFGFMAAPGSELARRHSAWLTSKQDGSLTSISAAGEVKWLNPFRPEVQQLITDLVLEVVGKYGADGIQFDDHTTLPREFGYDPFTVALYRRETGRNPPANPADPAWVKWRADKITAFMDRLSKAVRARRPGAIVSISPNYYDFAYKLQLQDWRAWVRQGIADELLVQIYRPDLESFIPHMWHPEVQEARQRIPTAMAILSGQRNRPTPASLLQQKVMASRQAGLGVAFFYLESLWALGPEPAHQRQAVLARLFAAPAARLAAASAALPPATTQPLPPPPPPPPPFAPVRIRPGALPPIP, encoded by the coding sequence ATGGCTGCGCTGCTCCTGGGCCAGGGGTTGGGAGTGCTCTCTCCAGCAGGTTTCCCCGCAGCCCGAGCCCAGGGGCAGCCCCAGGCCTCTTCTCCGGCACCTGCCGCGGCGAAACCCCGCACGGAATTGCGGGGTGTGTGGCTCACCGCCAACGACATGCCGGTGCTGCGGGATCGCGAGCGCATGCAGCAGGCGGTGGCCCAGCTCGCCCGGCTCAACTTCAACACCCTCTACCCGGTGGTGTGGAACGGCGGCATCGCCTACTACCCCAGCCAGGTGATGCAGGAGCGGGGGTTGCAGGATTTCACCTTTCGCGGTCTCCAGGGGCAGGACGTGATCGGAGAGCTGATCGCCGAGGGTCGCCGCCAGGGGCTGCTGGTGATTCCCTGGTTTGAATTCGGCTTCATGGCCGCCCCCGGCTCTGAGCTGGCCCGCCGCCACAGCGCCTGGCTCACCAGCAAGCAGGACGGCAGTCTCACCTCCATCAGCGCCGCGGGGGAGGTGAAGTGGCTGAATCCTTTCCGGCCCGAGGTGCAGCAGCTGATCACCGATCTGGTGCTGGAGGTGGTGGGCAAGTACGGCGCGGATGGCATCCAGTTCGACGACCACACCACCCTGCCCCGGGAGTTCGGCTACGACCCCTTCACCGTGGCGCTCTACCGCAGGGAAACGGGCCGCAACCCTCCCGCCAACCCGGCCGATCCAGCCTGGGTGAAGTGGCGGGCCGACAAGATCACCGCCTTCATGGATCGGCTCAGCAAGGCGGTGCGTGCCCGGCGGCCCGGGGCGATCGTGTCCATTTCTCCCAACTACTACGACTTCGCCTACAAGCTCCAGCTGCAGGATTGGCGGGCCTGGGTTCGCCAGGGCATCGCCGATGAGTTGCTGGTGCAGATCTACAGGCCCGACCTGGAGAGTTTCATCCCGCACATGTGGCATCCTGAGGTGCAGGAAGCACGCCAGCGCATCCCCACGGCGATGGCGATCCTCAGCGGTCAGCGCAACCGTCCCACCCCCGCGTCTCTCTTGCAGCAGAAGGTGATGGCCAGCCGCCAGGCCGGCCTCGGTGTGGCCTTTTTCTACCTGGAGTCGCTCTGGGCTCTCGGCCCTGAGCCCGCCCACCAACGGCAGGCCGTGCTGGCTCGGCTGTTTGCCGCCCCTGCCGCCAGGCTGGCCGCGGCTTCCGCCGCGTTGCCGCCTGCCACCACCCAGCCGCTGCCACCACCACCACCACCACCACCACCTTTCGCACCGGTCCGGATCCGGCCCGGAGCCTTACCGCCCATCCCCTGA
- a CDS encoding chromate transporter, with amino-acid sequence MLQVALSAFGGGLSAWSQRIVVEQRRWMTNEQFLTGLTVARLFPGPNQINMAVYIGAEFRGLPGALAAMAGMLLVPFSLLMALGVVYFQVHELPAVDRVLAGVVAAAAGMALSMGFKILDQYWKDPVALALAGAVLLALSVFHARLVPVVLITGPLAMAWYWPRQARRAP; translated from the coding sequence ATGCTCCAGGTGGCTCTCTCCGCTTTCGGCGGAGGTCTGTCCGCCTGGAGTCAGCGGATTGTGGTGGAGCAGCGCCGCTGGATGACGAACGAACAGTTCCTCACCGGGCTCACGGTGGCGCGGCTGTTTCCGGGGCCGAATCAGATCAACATGGCCGTGTACATCGGTGCTGAATTCCGGGGGCTGCCGGGGGCCCTGGCGGCGATGGCCGGCATGCTGCTGGTGCCCTTCAGCCTGCTGATGGCCCTGGGGGTGGTCTATTTCCAGGTGCATGAGCTGCCCGCCGTCGACCGGGTGCTGGCCGGTGTGGTGGCGGCCGCCGCCGGCATGGCCCTGTCGATGGGATTCAAGATTCTTGATCAGTACTGGAAGGATCCGGTGGCGCTGGCCCTGGCGGGGGCCGTGCTGCTGGCGCTCAGCGTGTTTCACGCCAGGCTGGTGCCGGTGGTGCTGATCACTGGCCCCCTGGCCATGGCCTGGTACTGGCCCCGCCAGGCCAGGAGAGCACCCTGA
- the minD gene encoding septum site-determining protein MinD, whose product MTAASTRFILICSGKGGVGKTTLTANLGIALARQGARTAVLDADFGLRNLDLLLGLENRIVFTAQEVLAGSCRLEQALVKHKQEPNLALLPAGNPRMLEWLTPEDMHKVAQMVGEHFDYVLIDAPAGIEGGFRNAMAAASEAIVVTTPEVSAVRDADRVIGLLNSEGVKPIQLVLNRVRPRMMANQEMLAVDDVTDILALPLLGLVLEDEQVIVSTNRGEPLTLNGTNSPASRAYANVARRLLGEDVPLIDPSKERRGLRAKIGRLMNTKIF is encoded by the coding sequence GTGACAGCCGCGTCCACTCGCTTCATCCTGATCTGCTCGGGCAAGGGAGGTGTGGGAAAAACCACCCTCACCGCCAACCTGGGCATCGCCCTGGCCAGGCAGGGTGCCCGCACGGCAGTGCTCGATGCCGACTTCGGCCTGCGCAACCTCGACCTGCTGCTGGGGCTCGAAAACCGCATCGTGTTCACCGCCCAGGAAGTGCTCGCCGGCAGCTGCCGCCTTGAGCAGGCCCTGGTGAAACACAAACAGGAACCGAACCTGGCCCTGCTGCCTGCGGGCAATCCCCGCATGCTCGAGTGGCTGACTCCGGAGGACATGCACAAGGTTGCCCAGATGGTTGGCGAGCACTTCGATTACGTACTGATCGACGCCCCTGCTGGCATCGAGGGGGGATTTCGCAATGCCATGGCGGCGGCCAGTGAAGCGATCGTGGTCACCACACCCGAAGTGTCCGCCGTTCGCGACGCCGACCGCGTGATCGGCCTGCTCAACAGTGAGGGCGTGAAGCCGATTCAGCTGGTTCTCAACCGGGTTCGCCCGCGGATGATGGCCAACCAGGAGATGCTGGCCGTGGACGACGTCACCGACATCCTGGCCCTGCCCCTGCTGGGCCTGGTGCTGGAGGACGAGCAGGTGATCGTGAGCACCAACCGCGGCGAGCCCCTCACCCTGAATGGCACCAATTCGCCTGCCTCCCGTGCCTACGCCAACGTGGCTCGGCGCCTGCTCGGCGAGGACGTGCCCCTGATTGACCCCAGCAAGGAGCGTCGCGGACTGAGGGCCAAGATCGGCCGCCTGATGAACACCAAGATCTTCTGA
- the minE gene encoding cell division topological specificity factor MinE → MTLRDVINKLLGRQANSAGTARQRLQLVLAHDRSDLNPELLEQMRREILEVVSRYVEIDLEEGDVSLATEDRVTALVANLPIRRARPVVEPAPAPDALEV, encoded by the coding sequence ATGACCCTGCGTGACGTGATCAACAAGCTGCTGGGCCGGCAAGCCAACAGTGCCGGCACCGCCAGGCAGCGGCTGCAGCTGGTGCTGGCCCATGACCGCAGCGACCTCAACCCCGAACTGCTGGAGCAGATGCGCCGGGAGATTCTCGAAGTGGTGAGCCGCTACGTGGAAATCGATCTGGAGGAAGGCGATGTGAGCCTCGCCACCGAAGACCGGGTCACGGCCCTGGTGGCCAACCTGCCGATCCGGCGCGCGCGCCCGGTCGTGGAGCCCGCCCCCGCCCCAGATGCCCTGGAGGTGTGA
- a CDS encoding cardiolipin synthase, whose protein sequence is MPDDGGQAVVDLIASTRQQLLLKQFKLESPAVLAALLEAHGRGVAVRAMLNPHTSGGDRWNDAAFGQLEAAGVSVSWTSDAFPVTHEKSMVFDREAALISTFNLSDKYFTLTRDYGVLSHAPAVVAEVIAGFEADWTRQPFKPNLEVGLVWSNQHSRGQLARIIDMARHSLWIQHPKFVDAVILERIIAARERGVKVHFLCGGKHGISDWDIYDTFSSLRIMERFGVKVRRQKHLKLHAKLVLVDDHYAQTGSMNIDRSAFDVRRELGIESDAPDVVERLRQTFASDWDQASPYHAPDPLDPSLHEDGELPADPHFVHD, encoded by the coding sequence ATGCCCGACGACGGGGGGCAGGCCGTTGTCGATCTGATCGCCTCCACCCGCCAGCAGCTCCTGCTCAAGCAGTTCAAGCTGGAGAGTCCCGCCGTTCTCGCCGCCCTCCTGGAGGCCCACGGCCGGGGCGTTGCGGTGCGGGCCATGCTCAATCCCCACACCTCAGGCGGCGATCGCTGGAATGACGCCGCCTTCGGCCAGTTGGAGGCGGCTGGCGTCTCTGTGAGCTGGACCAGCGATGCCTTTCCGGTCACCCATGAGAAGTCGATGGTGTTCGATCGGGAAGCGGCCCTGATCTCCACTTTCAATCTCTCTGACAAATACTTCACCCTCACCCGGGATTACGGCGTGCTCAGTCATGCACCGGCCGTGGTGGCTGAGGTGATCGCCGGGTTCGAAGCCGATTGGACTCGTCAGCCGTTCAAGCCCAATCTCGAGGTGGGCCTGGTGTGGAGCAATCAGCACAGCCGCGGACAGCTGGCTCGGATCATCGATATGGCGAGGCATAGCCTCTGGATTCAGCATCCCAAGTTTGTCGATGCGGTGATTCTGGAGCGCATCATTGCCGCCCGCGAGCGCGGCGTGAAGGTGCATTTCCTGTGTGGTGGCAAGCATGGAATCTCCGATTGGGATATCTATGACACCTTCTCTTCCCTGCGAATCATGGAGAGATTTGGGGTTAAAGTGCGGCGCCAGAAGCATCTCAAGCTCCACGCCAAGCTGGTGCTGGTTGATGATCACTACGCCCAGACGGGCTCGATGAACATCGACCGCAGCGCCTTCGATGTGCGGCGGGAGCTGGGTATTGAGTCCGACGCGCCGGACGTGGTGGAGCGCCTGCGCCAGACCTTCGCATCCGACTGGGATCAGGCGAGCCCGTACCACGCCCCTGATCCGCTGGATCCCAGCCTGCACGAGGACGGCGAGCTGCCGGCGGACCCTCACTTCGTGCATGACTGA
- a CDS encoding L-threonylcarbamoyladenylate synthase → MTQDPLSAALPAAALAERLTAGAVALMPTDTLPALAARPAFASRIWELKQRPLDKPLILMGANLDQFEAVLGVPWRPEWLAMAAQGWPGPLTLVLPARGGPMDQLHPGGRSLGLRIPACAEARELLGCSGVLATTSANPSGAAAARDAEAARRFFPGLPLLGPIPWPAGSGLASTVLAWQEDGGGAAGRQGWRVLRQGAFVLPDRLP, encoded by the coding sequence ATGACCCAAGACCCCCTGTCCGCTGCCCTGCCAGCGGCGGCTCTGGCCGAGCGGCTCACCGCCGGGGCGGTGGCCCTGATGCCCACTGACACCCTGCCGGCCCTGGCCGCAAGACCAGCCTTTGCCAGCCGGATCTGGGAGCTCAAGCAGCGCCCCCTGGACAAGCCCCTGATCCTGATGGGGGCGAATCTGGACCAGTTCGAGGCGGTGCTTGGTGTGCCCTGGCGCCCGGAATGGCTGGCGATGGCCGCCCAGGGCTGGCCGGGCCCCCTCACCCTGGTGCTGCCGGCCCGTGGCGGCCCCATGGATCAGCTGCATCCGGGTGGGCGCAGCCTCGGCCTGCGCATCCCGGCCTGTGCCGAGGCCCGGGAGCTGTTGGGCTGCAGCGGGGTTCTGGCCACCACCAGCGCCAATCCCTCGGGAGCGGCGGCAGCCCGGGATGCCGAGGCCGCCCGCCGCTTCTTTCCAGGGCTGCCCCTGCTGGGCCCCATCCCCTGGCCCGCCGGTTCCGGTCTGGCCAGCACCGTGCTGGCCTGGCAGGAGGACGGGGGCGGCGCGGCCGGCAGGCAGGGTTGGCGGGTGTTGCGCCAGGGTGCTTTCGTGCTGCCGGACCGTCTCCCCTGA
- a CDS encoding PDZ domain-containing protein → MLQRAGALLLALGLGLAVLAPPFALSSGPAPSALALSDAQQLVVEAWRLVNQSYLDPARFEQVHWRRLRQKALERPIHSSSDAYDAIETMLSPLGDPYTRLLRPEEYGALRSSTQGTVSGVGLQLGLRGSDQQVVVIAPLDGSPAAEARIRSGSPVLLVNGQPTSQLGLDQTAAALRGPSGSTVLVQILEADGTTRELELERRQVDLRPVRSKRLRVEGHTLGYLRITQFAEAVPQQVKEALQDLQGQGIEGLVLDLRNNSGGLVSAGLGVADALLDARPIVETEARDGLSSPQQAGPGQLFDGPMLTLVNGGTASASEILAGALQDNGRSELAGSRTYGKGLIQTLLSLSDSSGLAVTVARYLTPSGRDIQNQGIDPDHPLATPEPLNPGGESDDWLDQAARLLAASLPRPEAAPEA, encoded by the coding sequence CTGCTGCAACGCGCTGGGGCCCTGCTGCTGGCCCTCGGGCTCGGCCTGGCCGTGCTGGCCCCTCCCTTCGCCCTCAGCAGCGGCCCCGCGCCCTCCGCCCTGGCCCTCAGTGATGCCCAGCAGCTGGTGGTGGAGGCCTGGCGCCTGGTGAACCAGAGCTATCTGGATCCCGCCCGCTTTGAGCAGGTGCACTGGCGGCGCCTGCGCCAGAAGGCCCTGGAGCGGCCGATCCACAGCTCCAGCGATGCCTACGACGCCATCGAAACCATGCTCAGCCCCCTGGGGGATCCCTACACGCGCCTGCTGCGCCCCGAGGAATACGGGGCCCTGCGCTCCAGCACCCAGGGCACTGTGAGCGGAGTGGGCCTGCAACTCGGCCTGCGGGGCAGCGACCAGCAGGTGGTGGTGATCGCCCCCCTGGATGGCTCGCCCGCCGCCGAGGCCCGGATCCGGAGCGGCTCCCCTGTGCTGCTGGTGAACGGCCAACCCACCAGCCAGCTGGGCCTCGACCAGACCGCCGCGGCCCTGAGGGGTCCCAGCGGCAGCACGGTGCTGGTGCAGATCCTGGAGGCCGACGGCACCACCCGGGAGCTGGAACTGGAACGCCGGCAGGTGGACCTCAGGCCGGTGCGCAGCAAACGCCTGCGGGTGGAGGGCCACACCCTCGGCTATCTGCGCATCACCCAGTTCGCCGAGGCCGTGCCCCAGCAGGTGAAGGAGGCCCTGCAGGACCTGCAGGGGCAGGGCATCGAGGGGCTGGTGCTGGACCTGCGCAACAACTCCGGTGGGCTGGTGAGCGCCGGGCTGGGCGTGGCCGATGCCCTGCTCGATGCCCGTCCGATCGTGGAGACCGAAGCCCGCGATGGCCTCAGCTCGCCGCAGCAGGCCGGCCCAGGCCAGCTCTTCGATGGCCCGATGCTCACCCTGGTGAATGGCGGCACAGCCAGCGCCAGTGAAATCCTGGCCGGAGCCCTGCAGGACAACGGTCGCAGTGAACTGGCCGGCAGCCGCACCTACGGCAAGGGCTTGATTCAGACCCTGCTCTCCCTGAGCGACAGCAGCGGGCTCGCCGTGACCGTGGCCCGCTACCTCACCCCCAGCGGCCGGGACATTCAGAATCAGGGGATCGATCCCGACCATCCCCTGGCAACGCCGGAACCACTCAATCCAGGAGGTGAGAGCGACGACTGGCTCGACCAGGCCGCACGACTGCTGGCTGCCAGCCTGCCGCGGCCTGAAGCAGCTCCTGAGGCCTGA
- a CDS encoding glycoside hydrolase 100 family protein, with amino-acid sequence MARHFSQEQLRVRPSSREAAIVEGAREHFERTLVRVRGELVGSVAALEHPNKSAAANYGEVFLRDNVPVMLYLLVQGRYEIVRNFLSTCLDLQSKTYQTRGVFPTSFVEEDGRLLADYGQRSIGRITSVDASLWWPILCWMYVRRSQDMTFGTSQPVQRGIQLLLDLVLHPTFEGTPVLFVPDCAFMIDRPMDVWGAPLEVEVLLYGCLRSCCQLMELAQKTAGSRLLEQRLVLSRQWLRDLRRFLLKHYWVTSKTMQVLRRRPTEQYGDQQHENEFNVQPQVIPPWLQDWLENRGGYLIGNMRTGRPDFRFYSLGNSLACLFGILAPPQERALFRLVLHNRQHLMAQMPMRICHPPMELEEWADKTGSDPKNWPWSYHNGGHWPSLLWYLTSAVLIHEQRHPRADVLLMGQMRAMLEECYWSQLNQLPRQQWAEYFDGPTGTWVGQQARTYQTWTIVGFLLLHHFLRVEPGDVKLLELGA; translated from the coding sequence ATGGCACGCCACTTCAGCCAGGAACAGCTTCGGGTCCGCCCCAGCTCCCGTGAAGCGGCCATTGTGGAGGGCGCCCGCGAGCATTTCGAACGCACCCTCGTCAGGGTGCGTGGCGAGCTGGTGGGCTCGGTCGCAGCCCTGGAACACCCCAACAAGAGCGCAGCTGCCAACTACGGCGAGGTGTTCCTGCGCGACAACGTGCCGGTAATGCTCTACCTGCTGGTGCAAGGGCGCTATGAGATCGTGCGCAATTTCCTCAGCACCTGCCTCGACCTGCAAAGCAAGACGTATCAGACGCGGGGCGTCTTTCCCACCAGCTTCGTGGAAGAGGACGGCCGGCTCCTGGCCGACTACGGCCAGCGCTCGATCGGGCGGATCACCTCCGTGGATGCCAGCCTCTGGTGGCCGATTCTCTGCTGGATGTATGTGCGCCGAAGCCAGGACATGACTTTCGGCACCAGCCAACCGGTGCAGCGCGGCATCCAGCTGCTGCTGGACCTGGTGCTCCATCCCACGTTTGAGGGCACACCGGTGCTGTTTGTGCCGGACTGTGCCTTCATGATTGACCGTCCGATGGATGTGTGGGGAGCCCCCCTGGAAGTGGAGGTGCTGCTCTATGGCTGCCTACGCAGCTGCTGTCAGTTGATGGAGCTGGCGCAGAAGACTGCCGGAAGTCGTCTGCTGGAGCAGCGATTGGTGCTGAGTCGCCAATGGCTGCGCGACCTGCGCCGCTTCCTGCTGAAGCATTACTGGGTCACCAGCAAAACCATGCAGGTGCTGCGACGGCGCCCCACGGAACAGTATGGCGATCAACAGCATGAAAATGAGTTCAACGTGCAGCCCCAGGTGATCCCCCCGTGGCTGCAGGATTGGCTGGAGAACAGGGGCGGCTATCTGATCGGCAACATGCGGACGGGGCGTCCCGATTTCCGCTTCTACAGCCTGGGTAATTCGTTGGCCTGCCTCTTTGGGATCCTCGCTCCCCCCCAGGAACGCGCCCTGTTTCGGCTGGTGCTGCACAACCGCCAGCATTTGATGGCCCAGATGCCGATGCGCATCTGCCATCCACCGATGGAATTGGAGGAGTGGGCAGATAAAACAGGCTCCGATCCCAAGAACTGGCCGTGGAGCTACCACAACGGCGGCCATTGGCCCAGCTTGCTCTGGTACCTCACCAGTGCGGTTCTGATCCATGAACAGCGCCATCCCAGAGCCGACGTGCTGTTGATGGGCCAGATGCGGGCCATGCTTGAAGAGTGCTACTGGAGCCAGCTCAACCAGCTACCCCGCCAGCAGTGGGCTGAATACTTTGACGGACCCACTGGCACCTGGGTTGGCCAACAGGCCAGAACGTATCAGACCTGGACGATCGTTGGCTTTCTGCTTCTTCACCACTTTCTGCGGGTGGAACCTGGGGATGTGAAGCTGCTCGAACTCGGTGCTTGA